Proteins encoded by one window of Conger conger chromosome 1, fConCon1.1, whole genome shotgun sequence:
- the LOC133137039 gene encoding protein LRATD2-like, with protein sequence MGNQVEKLTHLSYAEVPTADPNGLDPEEDCPRIGVSYIFSNDDEDLEDNHETENDQNQEEKQYDKRNELECAVYYRDECVYEKSTKSIDMGTYSPENLSNKCKPGDLVEFIATGQYPHWAVYVGDFQVVHLHRAEIRNTFLTDASQGRGGRVANDLYKFKALNPDIVVQNAMEQVGAKDRELSWRNSECFAAWCKFGRREFKIGGEIRIGKQPYRLKLQLSEKRSHVLEFQSLEDLIMEKRRNDQIGRAMVIQELANHLNSGEEINNEHSGN encoded by the coding sequence ATGGGGAATCAGGTTGAAAAACTGACTCATTTAAGTTACGCCGAAGTTCCGACAGCGGATCCGAACGGGTTGGATCCTGAGGAGGACTGCCCAAGGATTGGGGTTTCCTATATTTTTTCCAATGATGACGAAGATCTAGAGGATAATCATGAGACGGAAAATGACCAAAATCAGGAAGAGAAGCAATATGATAAACGGAATGAGCTGGAGTGTGCCGTCTACTATCGAGACGAATGCGTTTATGAGAAGAGTACTAAGAGCATAGACATGGGTACATATTCGCCGGAGAATCTGTCAAACAAATGTAAGCCTGGTGACTTGGTGGAGTTTATCGCGACTGGTCAGTACCCACATTGGGCTGTTTACGTGGGAGACTTTCAGGTCGTTCATTTGCACAGAGCCGAGATAAGGAACACTTTTTTGACAGATGCCAGCCAAGGCAGAGGAGGCAGAGTCGCCAACGACCTATACAAATTCAAAGCTTTGAACCCCGACATAGTGGTACAGAACGCAATGGAACAAGTCGGAGCAAAGGACAGGGAGTTAAGTTGGAGAAACTCCGAATGTTTTGCCGCCTGGTGCAAATTTGGCAGGCGTGAGTTCAAAATCGGAGGCGAAATACGCATTGGAAAGCAGCCTTATAGGTTAAAACTACAATTGTCGGAGAAAAGGAGCCATGTTCTTGAATTTCAGAGTTTGGAGGACTTGATTATGGAAAAAAGGAGAAACGACCAAATCGGCAGGGCTATGGTGATCCAGGAACTAGCAAACCATCTCAACTCCGGGGAGGAAATCAATAATGAGCACAGTGGGAACTGa